Proteins encoded within one genomic window of Gallus gallus isolate bGalGal1 chromosome 1, bGalGal1.mat.broiler.GRCg7b, whole genome shotgun sequence:
- the NUP107 gene encoding nuclear pore complex protein Nup107 isoform X4, producing the protein MAKSGRKQSSQKRVSILTSLDDSIGSMTPRGQVIPRTPSSLFRQPFTALSRSSLKQTDISTILGAAGKSPLILQNSGLLGNQSMLDESNWTAMLSPQQTGMFANLDLTEDVTTSAVLLREDDPGEAATMSMYSDFLQSFLKHTSTTIFDLVDEYESICNNQVNILGKIVYRATPGQQKFSKTASVLWLLKQEMVTWRLLSSLYRDRIQSALEDETAFDITVLNASEKTSVDNLFQKDALVRQSQLVVDWLESIAKDEIGNFSDNIEFYAKSVYWENTLHILKQRQLSTYIGSSRPLVTELDPDAPIRQKLPLDDLDREDDARLLKYLFTLIRAGMTDEAQRLCKRCGQAWRAATLEGWKLYHDPNINGVGNEVQPVEGNPYRCIWKICCWRMAEEEQFNRYERAIYAALSGNLKQLLPVCDTWEDTVWAYFRVMVDTLVEQEIRTSVVTTEEVEELPREYLETNWTTERVFEELQATDKKRVIEENQEHYRVIQKFIILGDVDGLMEEFSRWLSKDRSVLPGHLLRFMTHLILFFRTLGLQTKEEVSVEVLKTYIQRMISEKHTDLIAFYVSHLPPELAVVQYALFLEDVTESDQRHHCLELAKEAGLDVAAITKTVVENIRKKDAGDFSHHDHMLDTGTTEADRLKIDVIDWLVFDPAQRAEALKQSNAIMRKFLASKKHEAAKDVFVKIPQDSIAEIYNQWEEQGIEASLPAEDDNAIREHLCIRAYLEAHEIFNKWFQHMNSAPQKPPLLPQASFTEKVAHEHKEKKYEVDYGIWKSFLDGLTSDVKEKMYNVLLFVDGGWMVDVREDAEEDPERTHQMILLRKLCLPMMCFLLHTVLHSTGQYQECLRLADMVASERHKLYSVFSKEELRKFLQKLRESSLMLLDQDLDPLGYEIQS; encoded by the exons TTGGATGAAAGTAACTGGACAGCAATGCTCTCACCTCAGCAGACAGGAATGTTTGCAAATCTAGACTTGACAGAAGATGTCACCACAAGTGCTGTACTGTTGCGTGAGGATGATCCTGGGGAAGCTG CTACTATGAGCATGTACTCAGATTTTCTGCAATCCTTCCTGAAACATACATCAACTACCATTTTCGATCTTGTGGATGAGTACGAAAGTATATGTAATAATCAG GTGAATATACTGGGGAAGATAGTTTACAGAGCAACTCCTGGACAGCAGAAGTTTTCAAAAACTGCCAGTGTCTTGTGGCTTCTCAAGCAGGAGATGGTAACGTGGAGGCTGTTGTCCTCACTTTATAG agaCAGAATACAATCTGCACTGGAAGATGAAACTGCCTTTGACATCACA GTGTTAAATGCAAGTGAAAAGACAAGTGTAGACAACTTGTTTCAGAAAGATGCACTTGTTCGACAAAGCCAG CTGGTGGTAGATTGGCTAGAGAGCATCGCCAAGGATGAAATTGGGAACTTCTCTGATAATATTGAGTTTTATGCAAAATCTGTATATTG GGAGAATACGCTACATATCCTGAAGCAGAGACAGTTAAGTACATACATTGGAAGTTCTCGACCTCTGGTAACAGAGTTG gaTCCAGATGCTCCCATAAGACAGAAACTGCCACTTGATGATTTGGATCGAGAAGATGATGCAAGATTACTGAAGTATCTCTTCACTCTTATCAGAGCAGGGATGACAGATGAG GCACAACGCTTATGCAAACGATGTGGTCAGGCCTGGAGAGCTGCAACTTTGGAAGGATGGAAATTGTATCACGATCCCAACATAAATGGAG TAGGAAACGAGGTACAGCCTGTTGAAGGGAATCCATACAGATGCATTTGGAAAATATGTTGTTGGCGTATGGCTGAAGAG GAGCAATTTAACAGATACGAGAGAGCAATCTATGCAGCACTCAGTGGAAACCTCAAGCAG cttCTTCCAGTTTGTGACACCTGGGAGGACACTGTTTGGGCATATTTTAGGGTCATGGTGGATACACTTGTGGAGCAGGAAATACGAACATCAGTAGTAACTACAGAGGAGGTGGAAGAGCTCCCTAGAGAGTATTTAGAAACCAA CTGGACTACAGAAAGAGTGTTTGAAGAACTTCAGGCAACAGACAAAAAG AGAGTTATAGAGGAGAACCAAGAACACTATCGTGTGATTCAGAAATTCATTATACTGGGAGATGTGGATG GTCTGATGGAAGAGTTCAGCAGATGGCTTTCCAAAGACAGAAGTGTGCTGCCAGGGCACCTCCTTCGCTTCATGACACATCTTATTCTGTTTTTCCGCACTTTGGGCCTGCAAACTAAG GAGGAAGTTTCTGTTGAAGTCCTGAAGACCTACATTCAG cGGATGATATCAGAGAAGCACACAGACTTAATAGCATTTTATGTTAGCCACCTGCCCCCAGAGCTGGCTGTTGTCCAGTATGCTCTGTTCCTGGAAGACGTTACTGAAAGCGATCAACGCCACCACTGCCTTGAATTAGCAAAAGAAGCAG GCCTGGATGTTGCAGCCATAACGAAAACTGTTGTTGAGAACATCCGCAAGAAGGATGCTGGGGATTTCAGTCACCATGATCATATGTTAGACACAGGCACAACAGAG GCAGATCGGCTGAAAATAGACGTGATTGACTGGCTCGTATTTGATCCTGcacagagggctgaagcactcAAGCAAAGCAATGCTATCATGAGGAAGTTCTTGG CATCCAAGAAGCACGAAGCTGCAAAAGACGTGTTTGTAAAGATTCCTCAAGACTCTATAGCAGAAATATATAACCAATGGGAAGAACAGGGAATAGAAGCCTCTCTTCCAGCTGAAGACGACAATGCCATAAGAGAACATTTATGTATACGGGCATATTTG GAAGCCCATGAAATCTTCAATAAATGGTTTCAACACATGAACTCGGCTCCACAGAAGCCACCTTTGTTGCCACAAGCAAGTTTCACTGAAAAAGTGGCCCatgaacataaagaaaaaaagtacgAG GTGGACTATGGTATCTGGAAAAGTTTCTTGGATGGTCTTACAAGTGATGTCAAGGAGAAAATGTACAATGTGTTGCTGTTTGTTGATGGAGGATGGATGGTTGATGTTAGAGag GATGCTGAAGAGGACCCCGAACGAACGCATCAGATGATTCTGCTGCGAAAGCTGTGTCTGCCAATGATGTGCTTCTTACTGCACACGGTGCTGCATAGTACTGGGCAGTACCAGGAGTGCCTGCGGCTGGCTGACATGGTGGCATCTGAGCGACACAAGCTCTATTCG gtattttcaaaagaagaacTCCGAAAATTCCTACAGAAGCTGAGGGAATCCTCTCTGATGCTGCTGGACCAGGACCTCGATCCCTTGGGATATGAAATTCAGTCTTAG
- the SLC35E3 gene encoding solute carrier family 35 member E3, whose protein sequence is MGWMPAQGRLAAGLLVNLAASICIVFLNKWLYVRLGFPNLSLTLVHFAITWLGLYLCQALGAFAPKSLRAAQVLPLALSFCGFVVFTNLSLQSNTIGTYQLAKAMTTPVIVLIQSLAYGKSFPLRIKLTLVPITLGVFLNSYYDVKFNVLGTVFATLGVLVTSLYQVWVGAKQHELQVNSMQLLYYQAPMSSAMLLFIIPFFEPVFGEGGIFGPWTLSAVIMVLLSGVIAFMVNLSIYWIIGNTSPVTYNMFGHFKFCITLLGGCLLFKDPLSVNQGLGILCTLFGILAYTHFKLSEQENSKSKLVQRP, encoded by the exons ATGGGCTGGATGCCGGCGCAGGGGCGGCTGGCGGCCGGGCTGCTGGTGAACCTGGCCGCCTCCATCTGCATCGTCTTCCTGAACAAGTGGCTGTACGTGCGGCTGGGCTTCCCCAACCTCAGCTTGACGCTGGTGCACTTCGCCATCACCTGGCTCGGCCTCTACCTCTGCCAGGCGCTCGGCGCCTTCGCCCCCAAGAGCCTGCGGGCCGCCCAGGTGCTGCCGCTGGCGCTCAGCTTCTGCGGCTTCGTCGTCTTCACCAACCTCTCGCTGCAGAGCAACACCATCGGCACCTACCAGCTGGCCAAGGCCATGACCACGCCGGTCATCGTGCTCATCCAGAGCCTGGCCTACGGCAAGAGCTTCCCGCTCCGCATCAAGCTCACCCTG GTGCCCATCACGCTCGGCGTCTTCCTCAACTCCTACTACGACGTGAAGTTCAACGTCCTCGGCACGGTGTTCGCCACGCTGGGCGTCCTGGTCACCTCTCTCTACCAAGTG TGGGTCGGAGCAAAGCAGCATGAACTGCAGGTGAACTCCATGCAGTTGCTGTACTATCAGGCACCCATGTCCTCGGCCATGCTGCTGTTCATCATTCCCTTCTTTGAGCCAGTCTTTGGAGAAGGGGGCATATTTGGGCCCTGGACACTTTCTGCCGTG ATAATGGTACTGCTGTCTGGTGTGATAGCCTTTATGGTAAACTTGTCCATCTATTGGATCATTGGAAATACATCGCCTGTCAC ATACAACATGTTCGGACACTTCAAGTTCTGCATCACCCTGCTGGGAGGGTGCCTCTTGTTTAAGGACCCCCTGTCTGTTAACCAAGGCCTTGGCATTCTGTGCACATTGTTTGGCATCTTAGCCTACACACACTTCAAGCTTAGCGAGCAGGAAAACAGTAAGAGTAAATTGGTTCAGCGTCCATAA